Proteins from a single region of Hordeum vulgare subsp. vulgare chromosome 6H, MorexV3_pseudomolecules_assembly, whole genome shotgun sequence:
- the LOC123403145 gene encoding beta-1,2-xylosyltransferase XYXT1-like gives MSKSCCEERERPRKSCPPVHANSGFAAGVLFALLVYFLVQQQTAMSVATTAAVAQWISAKQLIRGPGEMQLIKPPGESEILVTSDMHRVPDKQPIQDSDNVKMVCTTEDHSRGLSATCKVDGDVRTNGTALSVSLVPVGWSERHEWMISPYTRSGQSLRAVTVTQLPDRAAAPPCTVTHTMPAILFGIGGYVGNYWHDYADILVPLFVASRQYHGEVTFLVSNIKHLPRWLVKYKTLLQGLSKYGVVDMDHDAYVRCFPRVTVGLRLDKDFSIVPELVPGGRLTMADFTQFVRETYALPRGAVIREPYKKPRLLLIHRGTFRRFLNEPEIVQAAEAVGFEAVVTELRLNGSEVEQARVVNSFDVVLGVHGAGLTNAVHLPPGGVLIQVVPFGKIEVMARLDFSEPATDMGLKYLDYSVSAEESSLLEKLGPDHPAIKDPDSIHRSGWTTMYDFYLMQNVRINTTRFAPTLEQAFNHLRKQ, from the exons ATGAGCAAGAGCTGCTGCGAGGAGAGGGAGAGGCCCAGGAAGAGCTGTCCGCCGGTCCACGCCAACTCCGGCTTCGCCGCCGGCGTCCTCTTTGCGCTGCTCGTCTACTTCCTCGTCCAGCAGCAGACTGCCATGAGCG TTGCCACTACGGCAGCAGTAGCACAATGGATCTCGGCCAAACAACTGATTAGAGGTCCTGGTGAAATGCAATTGATTAAACCTCCCGGTGAAAGTGAAATAC TTGTTACTTCTGATATGCACCGGGTCCCGGACAAACAGCCGATTCAAGATTCCG ATAATGTCAAGATGGTGTGTACCACGGAGGACCACTCCCGCGGTTTGTCCGCCACCTGCAAAGTCGACGGCGACGTGCGCACCAATGGCACAGCCCTATCCGTGAGCCTCGTCCCGGTGGGCTGGTCAGAGCGCCACGAGTGGATGATCTCGCCATACACGCGCAGTGGCCAGAGCCTTAGGGCGGTCACCGTGACTCAGCTGCCGGACcgggccgccgcccctccgtgCACGGTGACCCACACGATGCCTGCCATCCTGTTCGGAATCGGAGGGTACGTGGGCAACTACTGGCATGACTACGCCGACATTCTGGTGCCGCTGTTCGTCGCATCGCGGCAGTACCACGGCGAGGTCACGTTCCTGGTCAGCAACATCAAGCACCTGCCGCGGTGGCTGGTCAAGTACAAGACCTTGTTGCAGGGGCTGTCCAAGTACGGCGTCGTGGACATGGACCACGATGCGTATGTGCGGTGTTTCCCGCGCGTCACGGTGGGGCTCCGCCTCGACAAGGACTTCAGCATCGTTCCCGAACTGGTGCCGGGGGGCCGCCTCACCATGGCAGACTTCACGCAGTTCGTGCGGGAGACCTACGCGCTCCCACGCGGAGCAGTGATCCGGGAGCCGTACAAGAAGCCCCGGCTGCTGCTGATTCACCGGGGGACCTTCCGCCGGTTCCTGAACGAGCCAGAGATTGTGCAAGCGGCGGAGGCGGTGGGGTTTGAGGCGGTAGTGACGGAGCTGCGGCTCAACGGGTCAGAGGTGGAGCAGGCGCGGGTGGTGAACTCGTTCGACGTGGTGCTGGGCGTGCACGGCGCGGGGCTGACGAACGCGGTGCACCTGCCGCCGGGGGGTGTCCTGATCCAGGTGGTGCCGTTCGGCAAGATAGAGGTAATGGCGAGGTTGGATTTCAGCGAGCCCGCAACAGACATGGGGCTCAAGTACCTTGACTACAGCGTGAGCGCGGAGGAGAGCTCGCTGCTGGAGAAGCTAGGGCCCGACCACCCGGCGATCAAGGACCCCGACTCCATCCACCGAAGCGGCTGGACCACGATGTATGACTTCTACCTGATGCAGAACGTCCGCATCAACACCACTCGCTTCGCGCCAACGCTGGAGCAAGCGTTTAACCACCTACGCAAGCAGTAG